From a single Sorghum bicolor cultivar BTx623 chromosome 5, Sorghum_bicolor_NCBIv3, whole genome shotgun sequence genomic region:
- the LOC8056975 gene encoding chalcone synthase 5, with the protein MAAATVTVEEVRKAQRATGPATVLAIGTATPANCVHQADYPDYYFRITKSEHMTELKEKFKRMCDKSQIRKRYMHLTEEYLAENPNMCAYMAPSLDARQDIVVVEVPKLGKAAAQKAIKEWGQPKSKITHLVFCTTSGVDMPGADYQLTKMLGLRPSVNRLMMYQQGCFAGGTVLRVAKDLAENNRGARVLVVCSEITAVTFRGPSESHLDSMVGQALFGDGAAAVIVGADPDERVERPLFQLVSASQTILPDSEGAIDGHLREVGLTFHLLKDVPGLISKNIERSLEEAFKPLGITDYNSIFWVAHPGGPAILDQVEAKVGLEKERMRATRHVLSEYGNMSSACVLFILDEMRKRSAEDGQATTGEGFDWGVLFGFGPGLTVETVVLHSVPITTGAAITA; encoded by the exons ATGGCCGCCGCGACTGTGACCGTCGAGGAGGTGAGGAAGGCGCAGCGCGCGACGGGCCCGGCCACCGTGCTGGCGATCGGGACGGCGACGCCGGCCAACTGCGTGCACCAGGCCGACTACCCGGACTACTACTTCCGGATCACAAAGAGCGAGCACATGACCGAACTCAAGGAGAAGTTCAAGAGGATGT GCGACAAGTCGCAGATCCGGAAGCGGTACATGCACCTGACGGAGGAGTACCTGGCGGAGAACCCCAACATGTGCGCGTACATGGCGCCGTCGCTGGACGCCCGCCAGGACATCGTGGTGGTGGAGGTGCCCAAGCTAGGCAAGGCCGCGGCGCAGAAGGCGATCAAGGAGTGGGGGCAGCCGAAATCCAAGATCACTCACCTCGTCTTCTGCACCACCTCCGGCGTCGACATGCCGGGCGCCGACTACCAGCTCACCAAGATGCTGGGCCTGCGGCCCTCGGTCAACCGCCTGATGATGTACCAGCAGGGGTGCTTCGCGGGCGGCACGGTGCTGCGCGTGGCCAAGGACCTCGCCGAGAACAACCGTGGGGCGCGCGTCCTGGTGGTGTGCTCCGAGATCACCGCCGTCACGTTCCGTGGACCCTCCGAGTCCCACCTCGACTCCATGGTTGGCCAAGCGCTGTTCGGCGACGGTGCTGCGGCGGTTATTGTGGGAGCTGACCCTGACGAGCGCGTGGAGCGCCCGCTGTTCCAGCTCGTGTCGGCGTCGCAGACAATCCTGCCGGACTCCGAGGGCGCCATCGACGGCCACCTCCGTGAGGTCGGGCTCACGTTCCACCTGCTCAAGGACGTGCCCGGGCTCATCTCCAAAAACATAGAGCGCTCGCTGGAGGAGGCGTTCAAGCCGCTGGGGATCACCGACTACAACTCCATCTTCTGGGTGGCGCACCCTGGCGGGCCAGCAATCCTGGACCAGGTGGAGGCCAAGGTCGGGCTAGAGAAGGAGCGGATGCGTGCCACGCGCCATGTCCTGTCCGAGTACGGCAACATGTCTAGTGCGTGCGTGCTCTTCATCCTCGACGAGATGCGCAAACGCTCCGCCGAGGACGGCCAGGCAACCACCGGCGAAGGCTTCGACTGGGGCGTGCTCTTCGGCTTCGGTCCTGGGCTCACCGTCGAGACCGTCGTGCTCCACAGCGTCCCCATCACCACCGGAGCGGCCATCACCGCGTGA